The following proteins are co-located in the Myroides profundi genome:
- a CDS encoding helix-turn-helix domain-containing protein encodes MTSKNTFDPIHITEHLLIDDVFSIQPKAHLTIVYIQKGKGMSRYEDHKVPFKKGKLFIIPFDTPYSFESKDGQILVIECPQSFITQIRTEADRIETCDNINKLTYITHNYHTKAGCVFQSEEDAVFAEQLLLSIQREHNNHTQDYLIIRQCISILLNLVARNLILHDYEQVNENRKAQDIMKIITYIQQHIGHKEKLTLEALASEFSISKNYLGEYFKKQTGISLQDYILDYKLKLVETRLKYSNTRLKEIAFELGFNDESHLSKLFKKYKQMTPSQYKKEHQKI; translated from the coding sequence ATGACTTCTAAAAACACCTTCGATCCTATTCATATCACAGAACATCTACTGATAGATGATGTTTTTAGTATACAACCAAAAGCGCATCTCACTATCGTGTATATACAAAAGGGAAAAGGGATGAGTCGATATGAAGATCATAAAGTCCCTTTTAAAAAGGGAAAGTTGTTTATTATTCCTTTTGATACACCGTATTCTTTTGAAAGTAAAGATGGTCAAATCCTTGTGATAGAATGTCCTCAGAGCTTTATCACTCAGATTCGCACAGAGGCAGATCGCATAGAGACTTGTGATAATATCAATAAGCTGACCTATATCACACATAACTACCATACTAAAGCGGGATGTGTGTTTCAGTCTGAAGAAGATGCTGTATTTGCAGAACAGTTATTGCTCAGTATTCAACGAGAGCACAATAACCATACACAAGATTATTTAATCATAAGACAATGCATTTCTATCCTACTCAACCTTGTGGCTCGTAACCTTATTCTACACGATTATGAGCAAGTCAATGAGAATAGAAAGGCACAAGATATTATGAAAATAATCACTTATATTCAGCAACACATTGGGCATAAGGAGAAGTTGACTCTAGAGGCGTTAGCCAGTGAATTTAGTATTTCTAAAAACTATCTGGGTGAATATTTTAAGAAACAGACAGGGATATCACTACAAGACTATATATTAGATTACAAGCTAAAGTTAGTAGAAACTAGGCTTAAGTACAGCAATACCAGATTAAAGGAAATAGCCTTTGAACTAGGCTTTAACGATGAAAGTCATTTGTCTAAATTGTTTAAAAAATATAAACAAATGACTCCCTCGCAATATAAAAAAGAACACCAAAAAATATAA
- a CDS encoding suppressor of fused domain protein has protein sequence MTKEEYQQKYNEEDAVGWDAISDHLAKQYGEQEPQHFGNALPYSLGGENPLDGLSVYNSDQQTDHFHIVTYGFSDLYYNDEAVDNDFSGYGFELTMRLKKQGDENFHWAMNLMNNLAKYVFNSGKWFEEFHFIPTNSPIRLDYDTDLVAIAFALDPELGSLDTPNGRIDFLQMVGITQKEYDALLENPKTSETEKLLEQLRQDNPLLITDLDRK, from the coding sequence ATGACAAAAGAAGAATACCAACAAAAATACAATGAAGAAGATGCAGTGGGATGGGACGCTATCTCTGATCACTTAGCAAAACAATATGGAGAACAAGAACCTCAGCATTTCGGCAATGCATTACCTTACTCTTTAGGTGGAGAAAACCCTCTAGATGGATTAAGTGTATATAATAGTGATCAGCAAACAGACCACTTCCATATCGTTACCTATGGATTCTCTGACTTGTATTATAATGACGAGGCTGTAGACAATGACTTTAGTGGATATGGTTTTGAATTGACGATGCGTCTAAAAAAACAAGGGGATGAAAACTTTCATTGGGCGATGAACCTTATGAACAACTTGGCTAAATATGTATTTAACTCAGGAAAATGGTTTGAAGAGTTTCACTTTATTCCTACTAATAGCCCTATTCGTTTGGATTACGATACAGATTTAGTAGCCATCGCTTTTGCATTAGACCCTGAATTAGGCTCTTTAGACACTCCTAATGGACGTATAGACTTCTTACAGATGGTCGGTATTACCCAGAAAGAGTATGATGCCTTACTAGAAAACCCTAAGACTTCTGAGACAGAGAAACTACTTGAACAATTGCGCCAAGACAATCCTTTGTTGATTACAGATCTTGATAGAAAGTAG
- a CDS encoding EamA family transporter — MKKNTTASSVAAALTSMMCVQGGASVAKQLFPVVGATGTTALRIGISAIFLNIINRPKISKFSKKEWLYCGLFGGSIALMNMIFYLAIQRIPLGLGVTIEFIGPLFLALFLSRKVLDIVWALFACAGILLIVPWQTNNVDIIGLGLAATAGVFWACYIVMGSKVSKEMNTNHAVSVGLVFATFIVVPVALFMGGLEKLTWGSLGLGVLVAILSSALPFSLDLVALKKLPAKTFSILTSLQPAFAAMSGLLFLKEHLTMTQWISIACVITASVGSTIFSTKKEA, encoded by the coding sequence ATGAAAAAAAACACTACAGCATCTTCAGTTGCTGCTGCCCTGACCTCTATGATGTGTGTACAAGGGGGAGCATCTGTAGCCAAGCAATTATTTCCTGTAGTTGGAGCTACCGGAACGACCGCTTTGAGAATAGGCATATCAGCTATATTCCTTAATATTATTAATCGTCCAAAGATTTCGAAGTTCTCTAAAAAAGAATGGTTGTACTGTGGGCTATTTGGAGGTTCTATCGCCTTGATGAATATGATCTTCTATCTCGCTATACAGCGCATTCCATTAGGACTAGGAGTAACGATAGAGTTTATAGGGCCTTTATTTCTAGCCCTATTCTTATCTCGAAAAGTATTAGATATCGTATGGGCTTTATTTGCTTGTGCAGGGATCTTATTGATCGTTCCGTGGCAGACTAACAATGTAGATATTATAGGACTAGGATTAGCCGCTACAGCAGGTGTATTTTGGGCGTGTTATATCGTGATGGGAAGTAAAGTCTCTAAAGAAATGAATACAAACCATGCAGTATCAGTAGGTCTTGTATTCGCTACGTTTATCGTAGTCCCTGTAGCCTTATTTATGGGAGGACTAGAGAAGTTGACCTGGGGTAGCTTAGGACTAGGTGTATTAGTCGCTATTTTATCTAGTGCCTTACCTTTCTCTTTAGATTTAGTCGCGCTAAAGAAGTTACCAGCGAAGACATTCAGTATCCTTACTAGTTTACAACCTGCCTTTGCAGCCATGTCAGGTCTTCTATTCTTAAAAGAACACCTCACCATGACACAGTGGATCTCTATAGCCTGTGTGATTACTGCTAGTGTAGGCTCTACTATATTTAGCACGAAGAAAGAAGCTTAG
- a CDS encoding SMI1/KNR4 family protein, whose protein sequence is METINYQLFLKETLPFDNYLFYKALKEEEVMDLESSISKSLPPYYREFLLTIGIYQDVIEGLFINKNEWIEQNGYLGEVEENYVMIGDNGGEDFWLLRTDDTDDRTVYNWVDDEIEETGFTFDDLLERCLNNLKDDSLCKLSNDKKALRVHFILRPEQENKLSEVLGIEYTGEWIEDIPNFEDLRDYLKDQELSVYNINATLNGQSIEIKKEYSDKTKEAVYTFGYNESLLVLRENSKIEEYQSLIKEQFHNSSVSVLDIYNTDLTDLVW, encoded by the coding sequence ATGGAAACTATTAATTATCAACTATTTTTAAAAGAGACATTACCTTTTGATAACTATTTGTTTTATAAAGCCTTAAAAGAGGAAGAAGTAATGGATTTGGAGTCAAGTATTTCAAAATCATTACCACCTTACTACAGAGAGTTCTTGTTAACGATAGGTATCTATCAAGATGTTATAGAAGGGCTATTCATCAATAAGAACGAATGGATAGAACAGAACGGGTATTTAGGTGAAGTAGAAGAGAACTATGTGATGATAGGGGATAATGGAGGTGAAGACTTTTGGTTGTTACGTACAGATGATACAGATGATCGAACAGTTTATAATTGGGTAGATGATGAAATAGAAGAAACTGGTTTTACTTTCGATGATCTATTGGAGAGATGTTTAAACAATTTGAAGGATGATAGTTTATGTAAATTAAGTAATGATAAAAAAGCTTTAAGAGTTCACTTCATTTTACGCCCTGAACAAGAGAATAAACTAAGTGAAGTATTGGGGATAGAATATACAGGAGAGTGGATAGAAGATATTCCTAATTTTGAAGATTTGAGAGATTATTTAAAAGATCAGGAGTTAAGTGTTTATAACATTAATGCAACATTAAATGGTCAATCTATTGAAATAAAAAAAGAATATAGTGATAAAACAAAAGAAGCTGTGTATACTTTTGGTTACAACGAATCTTTATTAGTGTTAAGAGAGAACTCTAAAATAGAAGAGTATCAATCTTTGATAAAAGAACAGTTTCACAACTCTTCTGTAAGCGTTTTGGATATTTATAATACCGATTTAACTGATTTAGTTTGGTAA
- a CDS encoding MFS transporter: MNEYKNRWTILRYLVIGAFLSPLDYFIVNMALPAIKESFHATENQLQMVIAIYGLTYAALVVCSGKLGDIYGRRTIFTTGLWIFLISSLACAFSPSVQMLIFSRFLQGIGASLLAPQVLASIRILFDESERAKALGLFGSVFGLAAIVGQLLGGVLLNIHLWNLTWEIIFLVNVPVVAICLYGIYTTMPKEKIQKQKLDCVGVVLVISALLCFITPLIYGRTYDWAWWIFAVIGGSIALAISFVKYEQYREQRQKPVLLSISLFGNKSFAYNLPIILFYNFTAGLFICYPYYLQSYLGWDVLIAGMAVLPYGIGFFLGPILFAKVDKQASFWIRSGLLLLLISFVGLGILFSQYGTPNAFMHCLFLSAGLGHGLLMPVMMKESIKSIAVDQVGQASGIVSTTIQVGSVLGGAVIGTIFFSLSSTLDYPKAFGIAIAVIGLVQLISIGFYAQINKQK, translated from the coding sequence ATGAATGAATATAAAAATAGGTGGACTATTCTACGCTATTTAGTTATAGGAGCTTTTCTATCCCCTTTAGATTATTTTATTGTCAATATGGCACTGCCTGCTATTAAAGAATCGTTTCATGCAACAGAAAATCAATTGCAGATGGTCATTGCGATATACGGACTTACGTATGCTGCTCTGGTAGTCTGTAGTGGAAAGCTTGGCGATATATATGGTAGGAGAACTATCTTTACGACAGGGTTGTGGATATTCTTAATCTCCTCTTTGGCGTGTGCATTTTCTCCTTCTGTACAGATGTTGATTTTCTCTCGTTTTTTGCAAGGAATAGGAGCCTCTTTATTAGCTCCGCAAGTATTAGCATCTATTCGCATCCTTTTTGACGAATCAGAACGAGCAAAGGCTTTAGGACTTTTTGGTTCTGTATTTGGCTTAGCAGCTATAGTAGGACAGTTATTAGGCGGTGTACTATTAAATATTCATTTGTGGAATCTAACGTGGGAGATTATCTTTTTGGTTAATGTACCAGTGGTAGCTATATGTCTATACGGTATTTATACTACTATGCCTAAGGAGAAAATACAAAAACAGAAGTTAGACTGCGTAGGTGTAGTCCTTGTGATTAGTGCGTTACTTTGTTTTATCACTCCATTGATTTATGGGAGAACTTATGATTGGGCGTGGTGGATATTTGCTGTTATAGGAGGTAGTATAGCACTTGCTATTAGCTTTGTGAAGTATGAACAATATAGAGAGCAGCGCCAAAAACCTGTCTTGTTATCCATCTCCTTATTTGGTAATAAATCCTTTGCTTATAACCTGCCTATCATCTTGTTTTATAATTTTACAGCAGGGCTATTCATCTGCTATCCCTACTATTTACAGTCTTATCTAGGGTGGGATGTATTAATAGCTGGTATGGCTGTTTTGCCTTATGGAATAGGTTTCTTTTTAGGGCCTATCTTATTTGCGAAGGTAGATAAACAAGCTTCTTTTTGGATAAGATCAGGACTATTGTTATTATTAATTTCTTTCGTAGGGTTAGGTATATTATTTAGTCAATACGGTACACCGAATGCATTCATGCATTGCCTATTTTTATCAGCAGGACTTGGACACGGGCTGTTAATGCCTGTGATGATGAAAGAGAGTATTAAGTCCATAGCAGTAGATCAAGTAGGACAAGCATCAGGTATCGTGAGTACTACGATACAAGTAGGAAGTGTATTAGGAGGAGCGGTGATAGGTACTATATTCTTTAGTTTAAGTAGTACTTTAGACTATCCTAAAGCCTTTGGGATAGCAATAGCAGTAATAGGGTTAGTACAATTAATCAGCATAGGTTTTTATGCTCAAATCAATAAACAAAAATAA
- a CDS encoding DUF6140 family protein, translating into MARYKATVIRTYNNEQVYLEKGMSVDFVSFAHPWLDNGKVVQEAFRRVYGIDFSKGGGCSPAFIEVVEV; encoded by the coding sequence ATGGCAAGATATAAAGCTACGGTGATACGCACGTATAATAATGAGCAAGTTTACCTCGAAAAAGGGATGAGTGTTGATTTTGTGTCATTTGCACATCCTTGGCTAGACAATGGCAAGGTGGTACAAGAGGCATTTAGACGAGTCTATGGTATTGATTTCTCTAAAGGAGGCGGTTGTAGCCCTGCCTTTATAGAAGTGGTGGAGGTGTAA
- the bshA gene encoding N-acetyl-alpha-D-glucosaminyl L-malate synthase BshA → MKIAIVCYPTFGGSGVVATELGLELAKRNHEVHFITYSQPVRLALLNPNIFYHEVNVPEYPLFHYQPYELALSSKLVDMVKLFKIDVLHVHYAIPHAYAGYMAKQMLKEQGINLPMITTLHGTDITLVGNHPNYKTAVSFSINNSDYVTSVSQSLKESTHCLFGTEKEIHVIPNFIEVKELDCEDTPCKRSAMAGKDEVIVTHISNFRKVKRIEDVVSIFYGIQKERPAKLMLVGDGPEKERAERQALELGIYDKIIFFGNSNEIEHILSYSDLFLLPSETESFGLAALEAMAMGVPVISSNTGGLPEVNEHGVSGYLSDVGDVEDMVANALKIVKDQDTLCGFKERAREVAKKFSIDKVVPLYEDIYRAAIEKK, encoded by the coding sequence ATGAAAATAGCCATCGTATGCTATCCAACCTTTGGAGGTAGTGGTGTAGTAGCCACAGAATTAGGGTTGGAATTAGCGAAAAGAAATCACGAAGTGCATTTTATTACTTATAGCCAACCAGTGCGTTTAGCCTTGCTAAATCCTAATATATTTTATCACGAAGTAAATGTTCCTGAGTATCCATTGTTCCATTATCAGCCTTATGAACTTGCCTTGTCAAGTAAATTAGTGGATATGGTGAAACTATTCAAGATCGATGTACTGCATGTACACTATGCTATTCCTCATGCTTATGCAGGATATATGGCGAAGCAGATGTTGAAAGAACAAGGGATTAATCTACCAATGATTACAACACTACATGGTACAGATATTACTTTAGTAGGAAATCACCCGAACTATAAGACTGCAGTGAGCTTTAGTATCAATAATTCTGATTATGTGACTTCTGTATCTCAATCTTTAAAAGAATCTACTCATTGCCTATTTGGTACTGAAAAGGAGATTCATGTCATTCCTAACTTTATAGAGGTAAAAGAATTAGACTGTGAAGACACACCGTGTAAGCGTAGTGCTATGGCGGGTAAAGATGAGGTGATCGTAACGCATATCAGTAACTTCAGAAAGGTGAAACGCATCGAAGATGTAGTCTCTATCTTTTATGGAATCCAAAAAGAAAGACCTGCCAAACTGATGTTAGTAGGAGATGGACCTGAGAAAGAACGCGCAGAGCGCCAAGCATTAGAATTGGGAATCTATGATAAGATTATCTTCTTTGGGAATAGTAATGAGATAGAGCATATCTTGTCTTATTCTGATTTATTCTTATTGCCATCAGAGACAGAGAGCTTCGGTCTAGCAGCTTTAGAAGCGATGGCGATGGGAGTACCAGTTATCTCTAGTAATACGGGAGGTCTTCCTGAGGTGAATGAGCATGGAGTATCAGGGTACCTGAGCGATGTAGGGGATGTAGAGGATATGGTAGCGAATGCATTGAAGATCGTAAAAGATCAAGATACGCTATGTGGTTTTAAAGAACGCGCAAGAGAAGTAGCGAAGAAATTCAGTATAGATAAAGTAGTACCTCTATACGAAGATATTTATCGTGCTGCGATAGAGAAGAAGTAA